From one Gracilimonas sp. genomic stretch:
- a CDS encoding SDR family NAD(P)-dependent oxidoreductase, which produces MNILITGATSGIGKELALQLSIKGHKVGLMGRRTERLEELKDEIGELAYIRTLDVTDHKKAEEVYNSLIEEMGGMDIMILNAGIGRIQMLPPWEAESKLIEVNALAFAHGCHFALDYFKNQERGQIVGMSSMAALLAHHRAAAYTASKHFISNYMKGYRQKAKRMDADITVTEIRPGYVWTEMTERARGMFWVAPVEKAVQQMISGIEKKKNYVYVTKRWQLLAWVAKLVPEWLWDRI; this is translated from the coding sequence ATGAATATTCTGATTACAGGCGCCACCTCCGGAATTGGAAAAGAACTTGCCCTTCAGCTCTCAATAAAAGGGCACAAAGTAGGTTTGATGGGCCGGCGGACAGAAAGGTTGGAGGAACTCAAGGATGAAATTGGGGAGTTGGCCTACATCAGAACCCTGGATGTAACGGATCACAAAAAAGCCGAAGAAGTGTATAATAGTCTGATCGAAGAAATGGGTGGAATGGACATCATGATTCTGAATGCTGGAATAGGGCGTATTCAAATGTTGCCACCCTGGGAAGCAGAATCAAAATTGATTGAGGTTAATGCACTGGCCTTTGCTCATGGTTGCCACTTCGCTTTAGATTATTTCAAAAATCAGGAAAGGGGACAAATTGTGGGGATGTCGTCCATGGCCGCTTTGCTGGCCCATCACAGAGCTGCAGCATACACCGCTTCAAAGCATTTTATTTCAAACTATATGAAAGGATACCGTCAGAAGGCGAAGCGGATGGATGCAGATATTACGGTCACTGAAATCAGACCGGGCTATGTCTGGACGGAAATGACAGAGAGGGCTCGTGGAATGTTTTGGGTTGCACCAGTAGAGAAGGCCGTTCAGCAGATGATAAGCGGGATAGAGAAGAAGAAAAATTATGTATATGTAACCAAGCGCTGGCAGCTACTAGCATGGGTCGCGAAATTGGTTCCGGAATGGCTTTGGGATCGAATTTAG
- a CDS encoding biotin/lipoyl-binding protein yields MLKQINSFYLFIAILFAGLFAVNSQYFKGSKSFVGVTYSKVYNINIEKPAIVKATHVVPGQTVKPGEILVELESPQLNLEIQRLRKEIEIFESQKKEQQKLLESERELLESQKKIIQSEIDNEVQLLQRRIQLNRSLTDSILENKSRNFGSDTLGTLQLQIKSIKQKGELELEAVNIQIADLEQDHNFDQSQLEAKLELAKQELNWKIQEDRNLNKYASFSGVVENVYIKPNEHVQEFTPLISINPVHPTSVVGYLVGKKDRTQRLGQKVTVRSMEHPELETTGSIIGFGSVVLLPDVLQKTTTIQTFGLEVFIEIPEDNELPVGEKIIVR; encoded by the coding sequence ATGCTTAAACAAATAAACTCCTTTTACTTATTTATAGCCATCCTTTTTGCGGGGCTTTTTGCGGTGAATTCTCAATACTTCAAGGGTAGCAAATCGTTTGTTGGGGTTACCTACTCAAAAGTTTATAACATCAATATTGAGAAACCAGCCATCGTTAAAGCTACTCATGTGGTTCCAGGGCAAACGGTTAAGCCGGGTGAAATATTAGTAGAACTGGAAAGCCCTCAGCTTAATCTGGAAATACAGCGGCTTAGAAAAGAGATAGAGATTTTTGAGTCCCAGAAAAAAGAACAACAAAAGTTGCTGGAATCGGAGCGGGAATTATTAGAATCCCAGAAAAAAATCATTCAAAGTGAAATCGATAACGAAGTTCAGCTCCTGCAGCGGAGAATTCAATTAAACCGATCACTCACAGATTCTATACTGGAAAATAAAAGCAGGAATTTTGGAAGCGATACGTTAGGCACTCTTCAGCTTCAAATTAAGTCTATAAAACAGAAAGGAGAGTTGGAGCTGGAAGCTGTCAATATTCAAATAGCAGATTTAGAACAAGATCACAATTTTGATCAATCCCAATTAGAGGCTAAGCTAGAGTTGGCAAAACAGGAGTTAAACTGGAAAATTCAGGAAGACCGTAACCTGAATAAATACGCTAGTTTTTCGGGTGTGGTCGAAAATGTGTATATAAAACCTAACGAACATGTCCAGGAATTTACCCCGTTGATTTCCATTAACCCGGTACACCCTACATCTGTTGTGGGGTATCTGGTAGGTAAAAAAGACAGAACCCAAAGACTCGGGCAGAAAGTTACAGTTCGCTCTATGGAACATCCTGAGCTAGAAACCACAGGTTCAATCATAGGATTTGGATCGGTAGTTCTACTGCCCGATGTGCTCCAAAAAACAACTACGATTCAAACTTTTGGTTTGGAAGTTTTTATTGAAATACCAGAGGATAATGAGTTGCCCGTGGGAGAGAAAATAATTGTGCGATGA
- a CDS encoding DUF4956 domain-containing protein produces the protein MFELFPDQPVYDYPTLLNVFYSLVWAFALSSLIAITHKVTFSGHQYPKNFFQGLALGSIVAAMVMMAIGDSLARGLGAFGALAMIRFRTRIQDVRNILFIFASLSVGLAIGVFGYTIAFVGTVLFCTMALVLHLSPFSTKDGVRGTLTFRLQDGKGHDTVLSILDKYCTDYDDVEITARNNGRYDYEYQIEFMDERNNRKFLEEMRAIEHTLRVRITFKDFQENN, from the coding sequence ATGTTCGAATTATTTCCGGATCAACCGGTCTATGATTACCCAACCTTATTAAATGTATTCTATTCGCTGGTTTGGGCGTTTGCTCTTTCTTCGTTAATAGCTATTACTCATAAAGTCACTTTTTCGGGACATCAATATCCTAAGAATTTTTTCCAGGGACTTGCTCTGGGATCTATTGTAGCAGCCATGGTTATGATGGCAATTGGTGATAGTCTTGCCCGTGGCTTAGGTGCGTTTGGGGCCTTGGCTATGATACGTTTCAGAACCCGAATACAGGATGTAAGAAACATCTTATTTATTTTTGCCTCACTTAGTGTTGGTTTAGCTATTGGTGTATTTGGCTATACTATTGCCTTTGTGGGTACAGTACTGTTTTGTACAATGGCTTTAGTACTTCATTTAAGTCCTTTTAGCACCAAGGATGGAGTGCGTGGAACACTTACTTTCCGCCTTCAGGATGGTAAGGGTCATGATACTGTGTTAAGCATTTTGGATAAATATTGTACCGATTATGATGATGTTGAAATCACAGCGCGAAACAACGGTCGTTATGATTATGAGTATCAAATTGAATTTATGGATGAGAGAAACAATCGAAAGTTTCTTGAAGAAATGAGAGCGATAGAACATACCTTAAGAGTGCGGATTACTTTCAAAGATTTCCAGGAAAATAATTAA
- a CDS encoding DUF6580 family putative transport protein, translating to MNKKRFLVLSGFIIIAALSRIIPHPYNFAPIGAMSIFGAAYFTDKKFSFLVPLFAMFISDLLVNNVLYASFYGGFTLFTPGFYWMYGAIALIVVAGIFILKKVNTKTVVAGSLSASIIFFLITNFGAWLGNPMYPQGIEGLFMSYAAGIPFFHYTVLGDLFYSGVMFGAFEYAKTRTPALQKI from the coding sequence ATGAATAAGAAACGCTTTTTAGTTTTATCCGGATTTATCATCATTGCGGCACTCTCAAGAATTATTCCGCATCCATATAATTTTGCACCTATCGGAGCAATGTCCATTTTTGGGGCCGCGTATTTTACAGATAAGAAATTTTCTTTTCTGGTGCCGCTCTTTGCGATGTTTATAAGTGATCTGCTGGTCAATAATGTACTCTATGCGAGCTTTTATGGCGGCTTTACTCTTTTTACACCTGGTTTTTATTGGATGTATGGAGCTATAGCACTGATCGTAGTTGCCGGTATTTTTATTCTGAAAAAAGTGAATACAAAAACTGTAGTGGCCGGAAGCTTAAGTGCCTCCATTATCTTTTTCCTGATAACAAATTTTGGCGCGTGGCTCGGTAATCCTATGTATCCTCAGGGCATAGAGGGTTTATTTATGAGTTATGCCGCAGGCATCCCATTTTTCCATTATACCGTACTTGGAGATCTTTTCTATTCCGGTGTGATGTTCGGAGCCTTTGAATATGCCAAGACCAGAACCCCTGCTCTCCAAAAAATATAA
- a CDS encoding YceI family protein produces MKTLNKLTSVLALTIFILSSLALTKYAATSWTIDKAHSAINFEVTHFFTPVNGEFNDYEATVNFDPENLEESMIDVKIMVKSIDTNNERRDGHLKTADFFNAEKWPHITFKSSSIEKTGENKFVANGTLTIKDVSKEVALPFTLLGVKDNPMKENTLVAGITASTTLDRTDYTVGTGDWASDAVIGDEVTVDLNLELNSKKGTNSDTSK; encoded by the coding sequence ATGAAAACATTAAATAAATTAACATCTGTATTAGCATTAACAATATTTATTCTGTCATCTTTAGCTTTAACAAAGTATGCTGCTACCAGCTGGACAATTGATAAAGCGCACAGTGCCATTAATTTTGAAGTAACTCACTTTTTTACCCCGGTAAATGGTGAATTTAACGATTACGAAGCCACAGTTAATTTTGACCCTGAGAATCTTGAAGAAAGTATGATCGATGTCAAAATTATGGTGAAGAGCATTGATACAAACAACGAGAGAAGAGATGGCCACCTCAAAACAGCTGACTTCTTCAACGCAGAAAAATGGCCACACATCACTTTTAAAAGCTCTAGTATTGAAAAGACAGGAGAGAATAAATTTGTAGCAAATGGTACGCTCACGATCAAAGATGTTTCCAAAGAGGTCGCACTGCCATTTACATTGTTAGGCGTTAAGGATAACCCAATGAAAGAAAATACACTTGTAGCGGGTATTACAGCTTCAACAACTTTAGACCGCACTGACTACACCGTGGGTACCGGCGACTGGGCTTCTGATGCTGTAATTGGTGACGAAGTAACGGTTGATCTCAATCTTGAATTGAACAGCAAGAAAGGAACAAACTCCGATACTTCTAAATAA
- a CDS encoding DUF4168 domain-containing protein, whose amino-acid sequence MKKLVRYTFVLILGAVLSTATVFAQQQQMPPQPEPLSPEEVTDEQLEMVVNVSEAVQGLQKEADTQMREVIAGQDMEYSRFQQIMMAQQNPQMAGQVNVTEEEKKTLQSVQPKLQEISMKVQQGYMTAIQDEGLSPQKFQQIAQAIQSHPEVAKRFEEIKSESAGETESNDGNDG is encoded by the coding sequence ATGAAAAAATTAGTGCGTTATACATTTGTTTTAATCTTGGGTGCAGTTCTTAGCACAGCTACTGTTTTTGCACAACAACAGCAAATGCCGCCTCAGCCTGAACCATTAAGCCCTGAAGAAGTCACTGATGAACAACTCGAAATGGTTGTTAATGTATCTGAAGCGGTTCAAGGTCTTCAAAAAGAGGCCGATACTCAGATGAGAGAAGTTATTGCTGGTCAGGACATGGAGTATAGCCGTTTTCAGCAAATCATGATGGCTCAGCAAAATCCACAAATGGCCGGTCAGGTAAATGTTACTGAAGAAGAAAAAAAGACCCTCCAATCAGTTCAACCAAAGCTGCAGGAAATTTCCATGAAAGTTCAGCAAGGTTATATGACTGCCATACAAGATGAAGGACTTTCTCCACAAAAATTTCAACAAATTGCCCAGGCTATTCAGTCTCATCCTGAAGTTGCAAAGCGTTTCGAAGAGATCAAAAGTGAATCTGCGGGAGAAACTGAATCTAATGATGGAAATGACGGTTAA
- a CDS encoding DNA-3-methyladenine glycosylase: protein MASKLPRSFYERDDVVQISKELIGKVICTNFDGVLTKGIIAETEAYNGRTDRACHAYPDVRTARTETIYGPPGYAYIYLCYGIHHLFNVVTNKEGLADAILIRAIKPVEGEDVMVQRRGREKLQPVITNGPGKLSQALGITTSNNESDLLGDIIWIEDRGIKFEEEEIASSPRIGVDYAGEDAKLPWRFTIRDSKWVSK, encoded by the coding sequence ATGGCTTCAAAACTACCCCGCAGTTTTTACGAACGTGATGATGTAGTGCAAATCAGTAAAGAGCTAATCGGGAAGGTGATATGTACAAATTTCGATGGAGTACTTACAAAAGGAATTATAGCAGAGACGGAAGCCTATAACGGGCGAACCGATAGAGCCTGTCATGCTTATCCGGATGTCAGAACAGCCCGCACGGAGACTATATATGGCCCGCCAGGTTATGCCTACATATATTTGTGCTATGGAATTCACCATCTTTTTAACGTAGTGACAAATAAAGAAGGACTGGCCGATGCTATTCTGATTCGGGCAATTAAACCTGTTGAAGGTGAAGATGTAATGGTTCAAAGAAGAGGAAGGGAAAAACTCCAGCCTGTTATTACAAATGGTCCGGGTAAGTTGTCACAGGCTTTGGGAATCACTACTTCAAATAATGAGAGTGATCTTCTTGGGGATATAATCTGGATTGAAGATCGTGGGATTAAGTTCGAGGAAGAGGAGATAGCTTCGAGTCCCAGAATCGGAGTTGACTATGCCGGTGAGGATGCAAAATTACCCTGGCGCTTTACTATTAGGGATTCAAAATGGGTAAGTAAATAA
- a CDS encoding YihY/virulence factor BrkB family protein: protein MEKHKEFWKRVLKLAGKKDIFFNASAITFNLFICAIPFVLILISIIGYVLSVDEAFNEIVRYGREFFPSFTYETQNNDVFQGAVTIESLLRPLVGARQIFGIIGIIVLMFFTQGLLHSLKHVLFDTFDIKERKHPVMDVVYNFFGFSLIGTVFLFFSLAVSTISLFNLSRINVPFTDIVIELPWIYDFLNIVLPIILAFMILYVVFRFVSERKIKPKVALMAALTYTLLFEIAKFGLSTYLEYAFSTYRYFYQGYTILILLGVWTFYTALLFVISAIMARAYKDVFLGNRPAIEENPYTAIS, encoded by the coding sequence TTGGAGAAACACAAAGAATTTTGGAAACGGGTTTTAAAGCTGGCAGGCAAAAAAGACATCTTTTTCAATGCCTCAGCCATCACCTTCAATTTGTTTATTTGTGCAATTCCTTTCGTCTTAATCCTGATTTCGATTATCGGGTATGTACTCTCAGTGGATGAGGCATTTAATGAAATTGTGCGTTATGGACGCGAATTCTTCCCCAGCTTTACCTACGAAACCCAGAATAATGATGTATTTCAAGGAGCAGTAACTATAGAGTCGCTGCTTCGCCCGCTGGTTGGAGCCCGTCAAATTTTCGGAATCATCGGTATTATTGTACTCATGTTTTTTACCCAGGGATTGCTCCATAGCCTTAAGCATGTACTCTTCGATACTTTTGATATTAAAGAGCGGAAACACCCCGTGATGGATGTAGTGTATAACTTTTTTGGGTTTAGTTTGATTGGAACGGTATTCCTGTTTTTCAGTCTCGCTGTTTCCACCATTTCTTTGTTTAACCTGAGCAGAATAAATGTGCCTTTTACAGATATTGTAATTGAGCTTCCCTGGATTTATGACTTTTTGAATATCGTGCTGCCCATTATTCTGGCTTTTATGATCTTATATGTGGTCTTCCGGTTTGTAAGTGAGCGTAAAATAAAGCCCAAAGTAGCTTTGATGGCAGCCCTGACGTATACCTTGCTCTTCGAAATCGCTAAATTTGGACTGAGCACATATCTCGAATACGCCTTTTCAACCTACCGGTATTTTTACCAGGGCTATACTATACTTATCCTATTGGGAGTATGGACTTTTTATACAGCGCTTCTATTCGTGATTAGTGCCATCATGGCAAGGGCATACAAAGATGTATTTTTAGGGAATCGGCCAGCTATTGAAGAAAACCCATACACAGCTATTTCCTGA